The following DNA comes from bacterium.
TTGAGGATCAGCGGCTTGAGCCGGTGGTTCAGGCGATCAACAAGGGCTATCATGTGCTGGTCGAAAAACCGCTTGGACGGTCTGCGGCGGAAGTGGTGGCGATTACGGATGCAGCGAAGAAGTCCGACCGTGTCTTTGCCGTGTGTCATCAGATGCGCTATATGACGCCCTATGCCACGATGAAGGAGTTGATCGACTCCGACCGGTATGGGGAAGTCATTGCCATGCAGTTGAGTGAGAACCTCTCCTATCACCATCACGCCCATTCCTTTGTCCGCGGCTTTTTCAACTCCAGTCGCCTGACGCCCATGATCCTGGCCAAATGCTGCCATGATATGGACGTCATGTGCTATCTGGCGGGGCGGCGGCCCGTGCGGGTCTCGTCGTTCGGCTCCCTGACTTGGTTCAAGCCCGAGAATGCCCCGCAGGGTGCACCTGAATATTGTCTTCAGGGTTGTCCGGCGGCGGCCAGGTGTCCTTACAATGTCCTCAAACTCTATTTCAATGACGATACGGACCAGGCCTATATCCGGCAGATGGGGGTGGTGAAGAGTAAGGATGAACTTATGGAGTTGCTGAAGACCAACCGGTTCGGCCGTTGCGTCTACCGGTGCGGTAACGATGTGGTGGATCATCAGGCGGTCAATGTGGAATTCGAGGGTGGACTGACGGTGTCATTCAACATGGTGGGCCATAATGCGGTGGAGCGGCGGATCACCAAGATCAGCCTGACCAATGGCGAAATCGGCTATGATACCTCCGGGGATACGGTTATGGCCTATCAGTTCGAACCTCTACGCGAGGAACGGATCAAGCCGGCGGGCACGGTTGGGACACATGGGGGAGGGGACCGGTTGATCATGGAAGGCTTCGTGGACGCTATCCGCTCCAATGGCTCGGCCCCGATGCTGACTTCCGTGGAGATGTCACTCGACAGTCACCTGCTCGCCTTCGCCGCGGAACAGTCGCGGTTAGCGAAGGGCGCAGTGATCGAACTTCGGGATTTCGAGGCAAATGTAAGATCCTCAACAAAGTAATAAGGATGTTCTCTTATGCGTAAACTAAAAACGTTCCATGTGATGCCGCTTATTCCCGGTCGCGAGGTCGAACTCGCCGCTGATGCGGAGATCCTTCTCAATACTGGTGTCTGCACTGATATTGCCTGCATGCTCACCCTAGTCCCCGAAGGCGATCCCCCAGTGGACAAGGCGAAGATCCTCGGCGATCGTTTCACGGCCTTTCGCAACGGTTTCAAGGGTGACAAATCCCGGGTTGGCATTCTTGCCCAGGCCACCATCGGACATGGCTGGATTCCCGACGAACCTGCGCCCTTTGAGAAAATCATCCGACCCGACGGCAGCCTTGCCTACCAGATGTGCCCGTTGGATCCCTTGTTTCAGAACTATATCCGCGTCGCTTTCCAGCATCTCGCCGCGCTGAAGCCGGCCTTTTTCATGATCGACGATGACTTCCGGCTTCTTAACAGCCGGGACGGCTGCTATTGCCCGCTCCATCTTGCTGAAATCGGCCGTCGTCTGGGGCGGACCTTCATCCGCGAAACATTGCTGGACACGCTCCGTACGGATTCCGCAGCCGCGCATGAATATGACAAACTCCTGCTCGATTCCCTGATGCGCGTCGCCAGTATCATGCGGGAGGCGATCGAT
Coding sequences within:
- a CDS encoding Gfo/Idh/MocA family oxidoreductase; this encodes MSKPVRMALIGAGNRGRGIFGAYAKQMPHRAVFVAVAEPDEARRKAFSQEHGIPESARFQNAGDLFAAQGLDLEAVIVATVEDQRLEPVVQAINKGYHVLVEKPLGRSAAEVVAITDAAKKSDRVFAVCHQMRYMTPYATMKELIDSDRYGEVIAMQLSENLSYHHHAHSFVRGFFNSSRLTPMILAKCCHDMDVMCYLAGRRPVRVSSFGSLTWFKPENAPQGAPEYCLQGCPAAARCPYNVLKLYFNDDTDQAYIRQMGVVKSKDELMELLKTNRFGRCVYRCGNDVVDHQAVNVEFEGGLTVSFNMVGHNAVERRITKISLTNGEIGYDTSGDTVMAYQFEPLREERIKPAGTVGTHGGGDRLIMEGFVDAIRSNGSAPMLTSVEMSLDSHLLAFAAEQSRLAKGAVIELRDFEANVRSSTK